Proteins encoded together in one Riemerella anatipestifer window:
- a CDS encoding IS982-like element ISRa1 family transposase: MNNIEQIYERILEVLGLFSENQLISYQRRTPKMSDLEVISLNITAEYLSIDSELQLFRKLPNSLINKIERSVYNKRKRRLSLQTEQIRQRISMEFNEFEDIFIVDSMPMKVCENARSTRSKICKEQSYSSPTYGYCASQKLYFYGYKLHAVCSLNGVIKNFDISPASVHDIHYLKDIGEQMRNCTLIGDRGYLSAKVQIDLFNYANIKLDTPMRSNQKDYIPQFSLYKKKRKRIETFFSQLCDQFMIKRNYAKTFEGFKTRIISKITAATVIQYINKFIFQRKLNHLKISII, translated from the coding sequence ATGAACAACATAGAGCAAATATATGAAAGAATTTTGGAAGTTTTAGGACTTTTTTCAGAAAATCAACTGATTAGTTATCAGAGAAGAACACCTAAAATGAGCGATTTAGAAGTCATAAGTCTTAATATTACTGCTGAATACTTGAGTATTGATAGCGAATTACAGTTATTTAGAAAATTGCCAAACTCTCTGATAAACAAAATTGAAAGAAGTGTTTACAATAAGCGAAAACGAAGACTATCCCTACAAACAGAGCAAATTAGACAGCGTATTTCGATGGAGTTCAATGAGTTTGAAGATATTTTTATCGTTGATAGCATGCCAATGAAAGTTTGTGAAAACGCTCGTTCTACTCGTTCAAAAATTTGTAAAGAGCAATCCTATTCTTCACCAACATATGGTTATTGTGCTTCACAGAAATTATATTTCTATGGCTATAAACTACACGCAGTATGTTCTTTAAATGGTGTGATTAAGAATTTTGATATAAGCCCTGCATCCGTTCACGACATCCACTATTTAAAAGATATTGGTGAGCAAATGCGAAACTGTACTTTAATTGGAGATAGAGGCTATTTATCAGCAAAAGTTCAAATAGATTTATTTAACTATGCTAATATTAAATTAGATACACCAATGAGAAGTAATCAGAAAGATTATATTCCTCAATTTTCATTGTACAAGAAAAAGCGAAAACGAATTGAGACATTTTTCTCTCAACTTTGCGACCAATTTATGATTAAAAGAAACTATGCTAAAACTTTTGAAGGCTTTAAAACAAGGATAATCAGTAAAATAACCGCCGCAACGGTTATTCAATATATCAATAAATTTATCTTCCAAAGAAAATTAAATCATCTAAAAATCAGTATTATTTAA
- a CDS encoding DUF262 domain-containing protein, which translates to MSNILTFKQVFDSKVFRIPDYQRGYSWGNEQLEQLWSDLKNIHLHLGNFHFTGILTINNFQQKDYERIQREAPGYNVENDFVKIGNKYFKPYHLVDGQQRITTLLILLSELIKKLNENYSNDKLINDIINIFFKVSENSVNKYLFGYDVDVPSHEYLIGVIFEDSQMIVNEPETLYTQNLLRAKIYFKDKVEGVSEEECLQLVEKITNKLLFSVLNY; encoded by the coding sequence ATGTCAAACATTTTAACATTTAAACAAGTTTTTGATTCTAAAGTTTTTAGAATACCTGATTATCAGAGGGGATATTCATGGGGAAATGAACAATTAGAACAATTATGGTCAGATTTGAAAAATATTCACTTGCATTTAGGAAATTTTCATTTTACTGGAATTTTAACTATAAATAATTTTCAACAAAAGGATTATGAACGAATTCAGCGAGAGGCACCTGGTTATAATGTTGAAAATGATTTTGTCAAAATTGGAAATAAGTATTTCAAACCTTATCACCTAGTTGATGGACAACAAAGAATTACTACCTTGCTAATCCTTTTGTCTGAATTGATTAAAAAATTAAATGAAAATTATTCTAATGACAAATTAATAAATGATATTATAAATATTTTCTTCAAGGTAAGTGAGAATTCAGTGAATAAATATTTATTTGGATATGACGTTGATGTTCCCTCTCATGAATATCTCATAGGAGTTATTTTCGAAGATAGTCAAATGATTGTGAATGAACCTGAAACATTGTATACACAAAATCTATTAAGGGCTAAAATTTACTTCAAGGATAAAGTAGAGGGGGTATCAGAAGAGGAATGCTTGCAGCTTGTTGAGAAGATTACTAATAAGTTATTATTTTCGGTCCTTAATTATTAG
- a CDS encoding IS982-like element ISRa1 family transposase: MNNIEQIYERILEVLGLFSENQLISYQRRTPKMSDLEVISLNITAEYLSIDSELQLFRKLPNSLINKIERSVYNKRKRRLSLQTEQIRQRISMEFNEFEDIFIVDSMPMKVCENARSTRSKICKEQSYSSPTYGYCASQKLYFYGYKLHAVCSLNGVIKNFDISPASVHDIHYLKDIGEQMRNCTLIGDRGYLSAKVQIDLFNYANIKLDTPMRSNQKDYIPQFSLYKKKRKRIETFFSQLCDQFMIKRNYAKTFEGFKTRIISKITAATVIQYINKFIFQRKLNHLKISII, translated from the coding sequence ATGAACAACATAGAGCAAATATATGAAAGAATTTTGGAAGTTTTAGGACTTTTTTCAGAAAATCAACTGATTAGTTATCAGAGAAGAACACCTAAAATGAGCGATTTAGAAGTCATAAGTCTTAATATTACTGCTGAATACTTGAGTATTGATAGCGAATTACAGTTATTTAGAAAATTGCCAAACTCTCTGATAAACAAAATTGAAAGAAGTGTTTACAATAAGCGAAAACGAAGACTATCCCTACAAACAGAGCAAATTAGACAGCGTATTTCGATGGAGTTCAATGAGTTTGAAGATATTTTTATCGTTGATAGCATGCCAATGAAAGTTTGTGAAAATGCTCGTTCTACTCGTTCAAAAATTTGTAAAGAGCAATCCTATTCTTCACCAACATATGGTTATTGTGCTTCACAGAAATTATATTTCTATGGCTATAAACTACACGCAGTATGTTCTTTAAATGGTGTGATTAAGAATTTTGATATAAGCCCTGCATCCGTTCACGACATCCACTATTTAAAAGATATTGGTGAGCAAATGCGAAACTGTACTTTAATTGGAGATAGAGGCTATTTATCAGCAAAAGTTCAAATAGATTTATTTAACTATGCTAATATTAAATTAGATACACCAATGAGAAGTAATCAGAAAGATTATATTCCTCAATTTTCATTGTACAAGAAAAAGCGAAAACGAATTGAGACATTTTTCTCTCAACTTTGCGACCAATTTATGATTAAAAGAAACTATGCTAAAACTTTTGAAGGCTTTAAAACAAGGATAATCAGTAAAATAACCGCCGCAACGGTTATTCAATATATCAATAAATTTATCTTCCAAAGAAAATTAAATCATCTAAAAATCAGTATTATTTAA
- a CDS encoding S41 family peptidase gives MRKLNFALLLLLVWTSVFGNNSPLWLRNIAISPDGKKIAFTYMGDIYAVSTEGGSAVRLTTHPAYDSDPVWSPDGKFIAFSSDRENGFQRIFIMPSQGGEAKQVTFHSQAALPLAFSKDGKNIIYSANLQNSPQNVIFPSASIQLYQISIDGGQPKRIFNSSTKSISLTSNGEAMYYENIKGNENQWRKHHTSSVTRDIWRYDFKSKKHTQIINWKGEDRNPVLSSDGKTLYFLSERAGNFNVFKTSVAQPSKIEQVTFHKDFPVRYLSVANNGYIAYSYDGEIYLSKPMGKPQKVNVNIISDVSNQQSKFMAFSSGATSSSVSPDGKQIAMVIRGEVFVNSTDYNTTKQITKTAAAEQGVSFSADGRSLVYASYRDGYWDLYKASIQRKEDPNFSNATLITEEKLIPSDNSEKMYPQYSPDGKEVAFVQNRTHIAIYNFETKKIRKITDPKYQTERNGYINYEWSPDGKWLVVQYIARDRVPYSDIGIISTEGGKEIVNITDSGYFDTNPRWALDGNAIIWKSERYGMRNHASWGSMSDQMIVFLNREAYDKYRMNKEEYELLTEAEKNEKKSETEDAKDGKDDKKETPKKDKKSKDINIEWENLSERVVRLTPNSSELGDAIISKDGKKLYYLASFEKGFDLWVHDLRERSTKLLSKLNGSSAYLDASKDGKKIFLLSGQKAKLLELPSEKIKDLSFSADMKLDLTKEREFMFDMVKRELKERFYVKDMHGVNWEKLTEQYRKYLPYINNNYDFSEMLSELLGELNVSHTGSRYRSPSLSQEATAELGVFVTPQDNGLLIEEIPVNSPFDNYRSKAKQGHIIEKIDGEAITSKVDYYQYLEGKAGKKILISLYNPKDGTRWDEEIKGINAWRWNEILYQRWIKQRAADVEKWSGGRLGYVHIRSMGDDSFREVYSDVLGKYNNKEGVVIDIRNNGGGRLHEDIEVFFSAKKYLTQKVQGKKYGVMPSRRWTKPSIMVINEADYSNAHGTPWVYKHLKLGKLVGAPVPGTMTSVNWVTLQDSTLNFGIPVVGYEKEDGTYLENFELQPDVEVYLDQEKANQGEDNQLKRAVEELLKDL, from the coding sequence ATGAGAAAGTTAAATTTTGCTTTACTATTGCTACTGGTTTGGACTAGTGTTTTTGGGAACAATTCGCCTTTGTGGTTGAGAAATATTGCCATTTCTCCTGATGGAAAAAAAATTGCGTTTACCTATATGGGAGACATTTATGCAGTCTCTACGGAGGGTGGTTCTGCAGTAAGGCTTACTACACATCCAGCTTACGATTCAGACCCTGTATGGTCTCCTGATGGGAAATTTATTGCGTTTAGTAGTGATAGAGAAAATGGGTTTCAACGAATTTTTATTATGCCTTCTCAAGGTGGAGAGGCAAAGCAAGTTACCTTCCATTCTCAGGCAGCATTGCCATTAGCTTTCTCTAAAGATGGGAAAAATATTATCTATTCGGCTAATCTCCAAAATAGCCCTCAGAATGTTATTTTTCCATCGGCTTCCATACAGTTATATCAAATTTCTATTGATGGAGGACAGCCAAAGCGAATTTTCAACTCTTCTACTAAGTCTATTAGCTTGACTTCCAACGGAGAGGCGATGTATTATGAAAATATTAAAGGCAACGAAAATCAGTGGCGTAAACATCATACCTCTTCCGTTACGAGAGATATATGGAGATACGATTTTAAGTCTAAAAAGCACACTCAAATTATCAATTGGAAGGGAGAAGACCGAAATCCTGTATTGAGTTCAGACGGGAAAACTTTATATTTCCTTAGTGAAAGAGCGGGTAATTTTAATGTGTTTAAAACTTCTGTTGCACAGCCTTCTAAGATAGAACAGGTTACTTTTCATAAAGATTTTCCAGTACGTTATTTATCTGTAGCGAATAACGGCTATATAGCTTACAGTTATGATGGCGAAATTTATTTATCCAAACCGATGGGCAAACCTCAGAAGGTAAATGTAAATATCATTAGTGATGTTTCTAATCAGCAGAGTAAATTTATGGCATTCAGTTCGGGGGCAACTTCATCTTCGGTTTCTCCAGACGGTAAGCAGATAGCAATGGTAATCAGAGGAGAAGTTTTTGTAAATTCTACCGACTATAATACAACTAAACAAATCACTAAAACGGCAGCTGCAGAGCAAGGTGTAAGTTTTTCAGCAGATGGGAGAAGTCTTGTTTATGCCAGTTATAGAGATGGATATTGGGATTTGTACAAAGCAAGTATTCAAAGAAAAGAAGATCCTAACTTTTCTAATGCAACTCTAATTACCGAAGAAAAACTCATTCCTAGTGATAATTCAGAGAAAATGTATCCTCAATATTCGCCTGATGGTAAAGAGGTAGCTTTTGTTCAGAACCGAACGCATATTGCTATTTACAATTTTGAAACTAAAAAAATCAGAAAAATTACAGACCCTAAGTATCAAACAGAGAGAAATGGATATATCAATTACGAGTGGTCACCTGATGGGAAATGGCTTGTAGTACAGTATATTGCGAGGGATAGGGTACCTTATTCTGATATAGGTATCATAAGTACAGAAGGTGGTAAGGAGATTGTGAATATTACAGACTCTGGTTATTTTGATACCAATCCTCGTTGGGCGTTAGATGGTAATGCTATTATTTGGAAATCTGAACGCTACGGAATGCGTAATCATGCTTCTTGGGGTTCTATGAGCGACCAAATGATCGTGTTTCTCAATAGAGAAGCCTACGACAAATACCGTATGAACAAAGAGGAATACGAACTTTTAACTGAGGCTGAAAAGAATGAAAAGAAATCCGAAACGGAAGATGCTAAAGATGGCAAAGACGATAAAAAAGAAACGCCTAAGAAAGATAAAAAATCTAAAGATATCAATATAGAATGGGAGAATCTATCCGAACGAGTGGTAAGACTTACACCAAATTCTTCGGAGCTTGGCGATGCCATTATTAGTAAGGACGGAAAGAAACTCTATTATCTAGCTTCTTTTGAAAAAGGGTTTGATTTATGGGTACACGATTTAAGAGAAAGGTCAACAAAACTATTGTCTAAACTCAATGGTTCGTCGGCTTATTTAGATGCAAGTAAAGATGGTAAGAAAATATTTTTACTGAGTGGACAAAAAGCTAAACTTTTAGAATTGCCATCAGAAAAGATAAAAGACCTTAGTTTTTCAGCAGATATGAAGTTGGATTTAACTAAGGAGAGAGAGTTTATGTTTGATATGGTGAAAAGAGAACTCAAAGAGCGTTTTTATGTTAAAGATATGCACGGAGTTAATTGGGAAAAACTCACAGAGCAATACCGAAAATATCTTCCGTATATCAATAACAACTACGATTTTTCAGAAATGCTTAGTGAGCTTTTAGGAGAGCTTAATGTATCACATACAGGTTCTAGGTATCGTTCTCCGTCATTAAGTCAAGAGGCTACGGCGGAGCTAGGTGTATTTGTCACTCCACAGGATAATGGGCTTTTGATAGAAGAAATACCTGTGAATAGTCCGTTTGATAACTATCGTTCTAAAGCTAAGCAAGGGCATATTATTGAAAAGATAGATGGGGAAGCTATTACATCTAAAGTAGACTATTATCAGTATTTGGAAGGTAAAGCAGGAAAGAAGATTTTAATTTCTCTTTATAATCCTAAAGATGGAACACGCTGGGACGAAGAAATAAAAGGGATAAATGCGTGGAGATGGAACGAAATCCTTTATCAAAGATGGATTAAGCAAAGAGCCGCAGATGTAGAAAAATGGTCTGGCGGAAGGTTAGGCTATGTGCATATTCGTTCTATGGGAGATGATAGTTTCCGTGAGGTGTATTCTGATGTTTTAGGGAAATATAATAATAAAGAAGGTGTCGTAATAGATATTAGAAATAATGGAGGTGGGCGTTTGCACGAGGATATAGAGGTTTTCTTTAGTGCTAAAAAATACCTTACTCAGAAAGTTCAAGGTAAGAAGTATGGAGTAATGCCTAGCCGCCGTTGGACGAAACCTTCTATTATGGTAATTAACGAAGCAGACTATTCTAATGCACATGGTACGCCGTGGGTTTATAAGCACTTAAAACTGGGTAAGTTGGTAGGAGCACCAGTTCCAGGAACAATGACTTCAGTTAATTGGGTTACCTTGCAAGATTCAACATTAAATTTTGGAATTCCTGTCGTAGGCTATGAAAAAGAAGATGGTACTTATCTAGAAAACTTTGAGCTTCAGCCAGATGTAGAGGTTTATTTAGATCAAGAAAAAGCCAATCAAGGCGAGGATAATCAGCTTAAACGAGCGGTAGAAGAACTACTGAAAGATTTGTAA
- a CDS encoding glycoside hydrolase family 97 protein, producing the protein MKKRNIAIAFLGLSFGVLSAQSLKSPDGKFEMNFKLENGVPYYSLSYEGNPVLEPSKLGFEVFKKSTYNYKDISNQESLNLSSGFVKIDEKRDSKNEDWQPVLGEKKFYKNHYNELAITLNQKEQNKNIVVKFRLFNDGLGFRYEFPQQENLNYFIIKEELTEFDFPTDMKAWWLAGDYDTQEYVYQTSNVSEIPAKWAAAVEDNVSQSPIKNGVQTPLMLKREGKKPLYINLAEAAVIDYPASNLDVSAKDYKFTIHLTPDAQGAKGYIQTSAVTPWRTIIASPKAEEVLASKMLFNLNEPTKYKDTSWIKPTKYMGVWWEMIIGKSQWAYSTADNVKIGETDFTKLTPNGKHAANNEKVKNYIDFASKHGFDALLIEGWNIGWEDWFGKSKEFVFDFVTPYPDFDIKMLNDYAHKKGIRLMMHHETSGAATNYERWADEAFKLMNKYGYTAVKSGYVGNIIPRGEHHYSQWMINHYNRVAEKAANYKIMVNSHESVRPSGLNRTYPNWVAAEAARGTEYEVFGGNPPEHQTILPFTRFMGGPMDYTPGIFQTKMNYYFPNDTRFVKTTLAKQLGLYVVMYSPLQMAADLPENYEKHLDAFQFIKDVAVDWDDTKILAAEPGDYIHTARKAKGKEEWFVGGITDENARDFVVDLSFLDKGRKYEATIYEDGKDADYVNNPQSYHIYKKVVTSKSKIPVKMARSGGYAISIKPVK; encoded by the coding sequence ATGAAGAAAAGAAATATCGCCATAGCATTCTTAGGACTTTCTTTCGGAGTCTTGTCTGCACAGAGCCTAAAATCGCCTGATGGCAAGTTTGAAATGAATTTCAAACTAGAGAACGGAGTTCCGTATTATAGCCTTAGTTATGAAGGTAATCCTGTATTAGAGCCGTCAAAATTAGGTTTTGAAGTTTTTAAGAAATCAACTTATAACTATAAAGACATCAGCAATCAAGAGAGCTTAAACTTGAGTTCTGGCTTTGTAAAGATAGATGAAAAAAGAGATTCTAAAAATGAAGACTGGCAACCTGTTCTAGGTGAAAAAAAGTTCTATAAAAATCATTATAATGAACTTGCGATTACTTTAAATCAAAAGGAACAGAATAAGAATATCGTTGTTAAATTCAGGCTTTTTAACGATGGTTTAGGTTTCCGTTATGAATTTCCACAACAAGAAAATCTCAACTATTTTATCATAAAAGAAGAGCTTACCGAGTTTGATTTCCCTACGGATATGAAGGCTTGGTGGTTAGCTGGAGATTATGATACGCAAGAGTATGTTTATCAGACGAGTAATGTTTCCGAAATACCAGCTAAATGGGCTGCTGCTGTGGAAGACAATGTTTCGCAAAGTCCTATCAAAAACGGAGTTCAGACACCGCTAATGCTTAAAAGAGAAGGTAAGAAGCCGCTCTATATTAACTTGGCAGAAGCTGCTGTGATAGATTATCCTGCGTCTAACTTAGATGTAAGTGCTAAAGATTACAAATTTACAATTCATCTTACGCCTGATGCACAAGGAGCAAAAGGCTATATTCAAACTTCTGCGGTTACACCTTGGAGAACCATCATTGCATCACCAAAGGCAGAGGAAGTTTTAGCTTCTAAAATGTTATTCAATCTTAATGAGCCTACCAAGTACAAAGATACTTCTTGGATTAAACCTACTAAATACATGGGCGTATGGTGGGAAATGATTATAGGTAAATCTCAGTGGGCGTACTCTACGGCAGACAATGTAAAAATAGGAGAAACCGATTTCACGAAACTAACACCTAACGGAAAACACGCTGCTAATAACGAAAAGGTAAAAAACTATATAGACTTTGCCTCTAAACACGGTTTTGATGCATTGTTAATTGAAGGTTGGAACATTGGTTGGGAAGACTGGTTTGGTAAATCGAAGGAATTTGTTTTTGATTTCGTTACGCCATATCCTGATTTTGATATAAAAATGCTTAACGATTATGCTCATAAAAAAGGAATTCGTTTAATGATGCATCACGAAACATCGGGAGCAGCAACTAACTACGAAAGGTGGGCAGATGAGGCATTTAAACTAATGAATAAATACGGATATACTGCTGTTAAAAGTGGTTATGTGGGCAATATTATTCCTAGAGGCGAACATCATTATAGCCAATGGATGATTAACCATTACAACCGTGTCGCAGAAAAAGCTGCGAATTACAAAATTATGGTTAACTCTCACGAGTCTGTAAGACCTTCTGGACTTAATAGAACTTATCCTAACTGGGTAGCTGCTGAAGCTGCTAGAGGTACTGAATACGAAGTTTTTGGAGGTAACCCACCAGAACACCAGACCATATTGCCGTTTACGAGATTTATGGGTGGTCCAATGGACTATACACCAGGGATTTTCCAAACTAAAATGAACTATTATTTCCCTAACGATACTAGATTTGTTAAAACTACTTTAGCAAAACAGTTAGGGCTTTATGTTGTGATGTATTCGCCTTTACAGATGGCTGCGGATTTACCAGAAAACTACGAGAAACATTTAGATGCGTTTCAGTTTATAAAAGATGTTGCTGTGGATTGGGACGATACTAAAATCCTAGCTGCCGAACCAGGAGATTACATTCATACTGCTAGAAAGGCTAAGGGAAAAGAAGAATGGTTTGTGGGTGGTATCACAGACGAAAATGCTAGAGATTTTGTGGTAGATTTATCATTCCTTGATAAAGGTAGAAAATATGAAGCAACTATCTACGAAGATGGTAAAGATGCTGATTATGTTAATAATCCACAATCGTATCATATTTACAAAAAGGTAGTAACTAGCAAGTCTAAAATTCCTGTTAAAATGGCAAGAAGTGGAGGATACGCTATTTCTATCAAACCTGTAAAATAA
- a CDS encoding RagB/SusD family nutrient uptake outer membrane protein has protein sequence MNLKYLKIGIAALAFNFSLTSCERDLDQVHSSDVTSVSVYSDFANYKNVLAKCYAGLAISGQEGGDGKADIKGINSGMSNYLRQYFQLQELPTDEAVIAWRDPNLPEMNTMIWGSDNQFVTAMYYRIMYQVTLTSEFIREMSDDKLSSRGITGVQAEEARLFRNEARFLRALSYAHAVDLFGNIPFVNENTEIGLTPPARIERKALFQYVEKELKDLEGLLKAPRANEYGRADRAAVWMLLAKLYLNAEVYTGEKRYTEAADYAEKVATAGYSLKGNYEELFLADNHLDNNEVVFSINYDGISSRTYGGTTYLIHAAVGGKMTASNFGINGGWGGLRATKNLVEKFPNALGDIDKRGRFFTNGQNYEINDIASFTDGYAFIKFKNIDRAGKAGSDVSGTFTDTDFPLFRLADAYLMYAEAVLRGGSGDLSKALTYVNKIRERAYGNTNGNITASQLTLDFILDERARELAWEGTRRTDLIRFGKFTSGAYLWPWKGGVKDGTAVSDTRNLYPIPSRDLIANPNLVQNPGY, from the coding sequence ATGAACTTAAAATATTTAAAAATAGGAATAGCTGCTTTAGCATTTAATTTCTCTCTTACTTCGTGTGAAAGAGATTTGGATCAAGTGCATAGTAGTGATGTTACCTCTGTAAGCGTTTACTCAGATTTTGCCAATTACAAAAATGTCTTAGCGAAATGTTATGCTGGGTTAGCAATAAGTGGACAAGAAGGTGGTGATGGTAAGGCAGATATTAAAGGTATCAATAGTGGTATGTCTAACTATTTAAGACAGTATTTCCAACTACAAGAGTTACCTACTGACGAAGCGGTGATAGCATGGAGAGATCCCAATTTACCAGAAATGAATACTATGATTTGGGGTTCTGATAACCAGTTTGTTACAGCAATGTATTATCGTATTATGTATCAAGTAACACTTACCAGTGAATTTATTAGAGAAATGTCTGACGATAAACTATCGTCTCGTGGTATTACAGGAGTTCAGGCTGAAGAAGCTAGACTTTTCAGAAATGAAGCTCGTTTTTTAAGAGCACTGAGTTATGCACACGCCGTAGATTTATTTGGTAATATTCCTTTTGTAAATGAAAATACAGAAATAGGTTTAACGCCTCCTGCGAGAATAGAAAGGAAAGCTTTATTCCAATATGTAGAAAAAGAATTAAAAGACTTAGAAGGATTATTAAAAGCGCCAAGAGCTAACGAATACGGGAGAGCAGATAGAGCTGCTGTATGGATGCTGCTTGCTAAACTTTACCTTAATGCAGAAGTTTATACAGGAGAAAAAAGATATACAGAAGCAGCTGATTATGCAGAAAAGGTAGCAACGGCAGGGTATAGCTTAAAAGGAAATTACGAGGAACTTTTCTTAGCAGATAATCATTTGGATAATAATGAGGTAGTATTTTCTATCAATTACGATGGTATTAGCTCTCGTACTTATGGAGGTACAACATATCTTATTCATGCTGCTGTAGGAGGAAAGATGACGGCTTCTAATTTTGGTATCAACGGTGGTTGGGGAGGACTTAGAGCTACTAAAAATTTAGTAGAAAAATTCCCGAATGCTTTAGGAGATATAGACAAAAGAGGTAGATTTTTTACCAATGGGCAGAATTATGAAATTAACGATATAGCTTCATTTACAGATGGTTATGCGTTCATTAAGTTTAAAAATATAGATAGAGCAGGTAAAGCAGGTTCTGATGTTTCAGGAACTTTTACAGATACAGATTTCCCTCTATTCCGTTTAGCAGATGCTTATCTTATGTATGCAGAAGCAGTATTGAGAGGAGGTTCTGGAGACCTTAGCAAAGCTCTTACTTATGTAAATAAAATTAGAGAAAGAGCCTATGGCAATACTAATGGAAATATTACTGCATCACAATTAACTTTAGACTTCATCTTAGACGAAAGAGCTAGAGAGTTAGCTTGGGAAGGTACAAGAAGAACCGATTTAATTCGTTTCGGTAAATTTACTTCTGGTGCTTATCTATGGCCTTGGAAAGGAGGTGTTAAAGATGGTACTGCAGTAAGTGACACTAGAAACCTCTATCCAATTCCATCAAGAGATTTGATAGCTAACCCTAACTTGGTTCAGAACCCTGGTTACTAG